The region CGAGATGGAATAAGTAGACAATCATGTTGATTTTTACACTTACGAGTACATCGTTCTCGTCGTTATTATTGCCATTGGTGTGACTTTTCACGTTGTTGGAACCGATGGCTTGACCATTATTgtcattattattgttgttgttgttaatacTATTGTCGGAGACGTGTGTGGAATGTTTGGTGGAAAGTGTTGGGTTGCCATCGGCCGGAATGCTGTTAATGCTCGAGCTGGAACTGCACCTCGAATCGCTGCTCAGTTTGGTCTGAGAGAGTGTATCAAATCAGtagcaaacaatcaaattaCCATATTATTAGTATTGGTGcaacagagatagagagacaatCTTAGTATTACCTGTTTTGCAGAATTTTCAATACTTTCAATCAAACTCTTCACCGATAGCCTCGAATCTTGCCGCTGGATGGCCGACTTTTGTTGCCGCCGGACGGCCATCTCCTGCTGCACGGAGGTGATGAGCGAATTTTGCGATTCCTTCGATGCCAGCTCTGGAAAGAGTAAGCAATCGTAACGGTCACCAGGTGATTCGGGTATCGCCCAATAGCCGCTCATTGCGGCCACAGCGTTTGAGAGAATAggcaccaaacaaacacaaaagcaaacgaaaataGTGGCCCACACGATCGTGGATCATACCCCGACAGGACAGCAACAGTGGAAGGGTAGCACATAGACATAAGACAAACAGTTGAGAAGGACACATCGATGATAGGGTTTCGATAAAACAACTTACTATTGTCAAACGTTAGGGGGGCATGCTTTCTATCATTAGTATACTTTTCAGGCCGCATAATGTTGGCATACAGTGGTGCGACCACCTCGCTACGGAATGGTTCGGCGCTGCGGTTTAGCACAAATTTCGTGTTCGGTTTTGGTAGCGGCTGCGATGGTGCACGTACAATTGCTGGCATTGTTACGGAACGGGACGTTGATTTCATTTTACGTTCTCGCAATTCCTCCTCCAGCACGAACTGATTTGTTTCGGCATCGTGTACGTACACGATCTTATGCTGGCTGGAGGCCAAGCTTTGCTCACTGTCCGTTCTCGGTAGCGGCTGTGGAGGTTTACCACGTAGTTCGTGTTTTATACCGACCCGAGCGATCGTTTCCGATCGGTTCGATTTCTCCGATATCTCCAGATTGCGTGATTTATTCGTTACGCTTGCCGGGATGTGTTCGACCGAATAGCTCTGAACATGTTTTGCCGTTGGAAGTGATGTTAAACTAGATACCTTCTGgtactccagctccagctcctgctgttgctgctgctcgtctctCACCGAAAGATTTAGATGCTGTTGATCCTCTAGCTCAAGCTTCACTAGATTATTCAAACTAGACCCACTAATCGAACGTTCGTAGCGAAATTTGCGAAATTTGCTCAAATTGGATGCCGCTTTGTGGTGCGCCGTCATGCCGTCGATGTCGCGCATTATTAGATCGTCGATGCTTTTCGAGTAGAACATCCCAGAGCCAAAGTCGGCAAGACCGAGACTGTTCCGTTGCCGGTGATCGCTGCCCCGGCTCGAACGCAAATCTTGCGTACTCTTAGAAGCAAACCGTGGCACTGGCTTAAACAGTGCGAACGAACTTTGCGTCAAATTTTCGCTACTGCGTGAAGCAGCAATCGGACGGAAGGCCGGAGTCGTTAGTTTCCAGTTGTCCTTGGCTGTCTTTCCCGTTAGCCGATCGACGCTTTGGCCGAATGTCTCGCCCgtgatgctactgctactgctgctgctgttactcaTGGTTTCCGGAGTTTCAACGACCAACTTTCCACCGAAGGGAGTTGACTTTCGCGTGCCCGGCATCACTACCTCCGCTTGCGGCGACTCGAAGTCGTCTAGATCGGAGGCACTGGTTCCATAGGTGTCCGAGGTATCGTTATCGGACTGCGGTGATACACCGGCAAACCGTACGACCATCTTCGGTGGCTTAGTTTTgggcagcggcggtggcgcatCGGATTCAGTGTCTTGCTGTGAATCATCGTCTTCCGCCCTAGCCAGTGTCACGTGTTGAACGCTGTCtcgtttggtggtgatggcgggactactgctggtgctggtggtggtggtggtgttattCAACTgacgatcgagcgagaaaCCATTCATCTGCTTGCGAAGCAACTGGACACGGTACGAGAATTCATCTACGTTACGATCGAAGTGATTCAAGCTTTCGACCGAAGCACTCAGATCTTGCTTAAGTACATTCAACCGTTCGTAGCTCAGTTGCACCTCGTCCGGATTGCCTCTGCCAACTAATGCTTCTGTGGAATTGTGGAATCAAACTAAGGGTGTTATTTGCCTGCCCAAATGGGAGAGGGAGCTGGGCAGTATGCTACAAGACAACTTGGAACGAGCatgcaaccaaccaccctAACCTCTCGACCCTCTAGCAATAGCAACTAGttaggaaaacaaaacaatctgcTGCCGGCCAGAGGCCACCGATACTTACGTTTGTTCAGTTGttcgatctgctgctcgagcaCGCGAACCTTCTCGCGGAGCGCCTTGTTGTCGAGCGCCAGCTTCTCGCGGGCATTTTGTGCTTCAGTCTTAAAATCGTTCGCCACCCGAACCGTCATCAGTAGGTCGGACTGGAAGTGGTCCCATTCGTCCGCCTCCTGCTTTCTAAGTCTAGTCTCTTGGTTTAGTTCCTCAGTCTTTTCCATCAGCTTGCGCTCCGTTTCACCGAGATGTTTCTGCATCTCCGAGAGCAGCGTTTCGAGCTGGGCCTTATCCTCCAGCAGACACTTGTTTTGTACCtgacgaaaatggaaaacagagagagagagagagagagagagagagagagagagagagagagagagagagaatgataaGAGAGGCTCCCGAAACAACGCGATCGTTAGTAGTAGCCACTAAGCGTACCTGTAGCTCATTGATGGACTCCTGCAGCAACTGGTAGTCGGCTGccatcttttgcttttcctgcgTCACCGTTTCGTTCTTGTACTCGAGATCCGAGATGACACATTTGGCATTGTTACGGACGACCTTGCACTCCTCGTTGAGTCGTGCCAGCTGATCCTTGAGCTTCTGCACCTCACACTGGCTAATGGATACCTGCTCCTGCAGCGAGGCAACCTGTGTTTCGAGCTGATCCTTTTCTTTCCGCGCcacatccagcagctcctccAGATCCGTCTTATCGCCCATGGCGCGATCTTGCTCGAGCTCATCAATCTTGGCCCGTGCGTTCTCTAGCAGTGTCGTCAAACGGCTGATCTCGATCATCTTCACCGAAGCGTCCTCTTTCGATTCAAGCAGCTGCGCATTGATGTCCTTCTGCTCGGCATTGGCCGCCTCTAGGGACGATTCCAGCAAACTGACTCGAGCCTTAATCCGCGACACCTCACCGGTACGCTCTTCCACGACACCCTTCAGCTCATTCAGCTCTCCATTCAGTTCCTCTTGCTTCACCAGCAGCCCTTCCCGTTCATCCTGCGCGCTCTTCAGCAGATCGACCAACTTCTGCTCGCGATCGGTTGGTGTGACGTCCTGTGGGTTGGGCTCGCGCAGTAACAGATTCTGCAGTGTACCGATCTGCGTCCGAGAGTCTTCCAGCTTTTCCGTCTGCCGGCAGAGCGACTGAAAGATgacatccttctcctccaccagccGCTCATTGTCGGACTGTAGCTCTAGTATCTGTGACTGCAGGTCAGCCAATTCTTGGAGTGTTGCCTGTAGCTCCTCGTTGGTCGAGTAGTGTGTCTCTTCCATCTAAATCAAGCAACAGTAAAGAAGAAAGAGCGAAATAAAATCAAGATAGGTTTTGGTTTCGTATCGATATCACATTAGGAGCATATCAGTCGTgaatattaaataaaatatcagAACTTTTGACATGTCCATAACTAAACATAAATTTTGTGCAAATTTCAGATGAAGAATAACAAAAATTCCGATGTCCGTTTCAGCTAGCAAATCATGTTTTTATTGATTCGCAATCGCATTATTTGACCAATTTTCCTCGCATTTTTATAAGGAACCTCCATTACACAATAGCCTTGTGCAACGGTCCTTGGTATCTCTTAAACATGACGATGCAGTTAACGACTGAGTGCCGAAAGTTAATTTAAGTATTTAGCACGCCCGATCGAAAACGGCAGATGAAAGAGGAAGGCGCAAATATGCTAAAAATGCACGCTTCCGTAAGAAACGCCAGGTGCGGTAAGATGTGCACGAACATATTAACACCATGTCCGGTCTCTCCATCATTTACCCATTGCCGGATACGTATCACACTGAAGCGTATCGCATCGTTCATGACGGCTGTGggattcctcttttttttagCTCCAGCTGTCTCGATCGATTTGTTCTTCTACTCTGCTTCATCCCCACGATACGATGCTGGCACACGCCCCGTGCAGTGCTGCATGAAATCATTATACTGCAGAAGGTTTCGTTTGGTACACTATTCTATATTTATTTCTCTCATTAAAACACTAACACTTTGGAGACTTGTTTTCATCAAAACATGTGGATAAATATTGTTTGTCTTATGATTAATCTCGAGCTCGCtcggatcgagcagcagcggtagtaaGTACAAAGTACGCGACGCGACGTTGATCAtacagcacacaccacatcAACCCGGTtatccggtggcggtgcacgGCACCACCGAGAAGTTATCGCTCCGAGGCTGATCAGCAGAATGATGAGCGCCGATAGGCCCAGTATGATGCCGGTCGTCACATCGTTCAGCGGAGTGCCCGGGTACGGATGCATCGTCATCAGGATGACCTCGGCGCAACAATTAAGCAGCGAAAAAACGGTCACCAGTACGTAGCCTGTGTTCAGGAAAGAAGAACAGAAGCGAAGGATTACAACAAAGCCCATAAGATCGCAATCGGACAATCGATCTTCGATATTTAACCCATCACTTACCAGACATGTAGTTCCGATTCGGTAGCCAGTCACACTGTCGCGACTTAAATCCCAGTATACCGAGCGCGATCGCCGAAAAGCCCGCCAGAATACCGGCATCAAGGTAGAACTCGCGTCCCAGCTTCGCCGTCATGTAGAGGCTGAGACCAGAGTTCATGAATCCGCACAGTATCAACATCAACGACACCGcaccgatcgtgatcgatgcGTTGGCCATCTTTTGCCACGACTTGGAA is a window of Anopheles aquasalis chromosome 2, idAnoAquaMG_Q_19, whole genome shotgun sequence DNA encoding:
- the LOC126569015 gene encoding cytospin-A isoform X2 — protein: MSTLKQKIRNVFSWQHDDYKLTDPPAEAAPASNENDVANGGNRASRFLKGSSAKPTNVPLKGVGSRTAKINKKRLNQINIARNSSITSAQLNAAVPLVNIRRAPSDRSVLSEIDREIVSKSNQYRTPTRPITVAAIPASSVSGRSSTSTKASSRGSSIAPSSLTSASQSGPIIVRKAPPAPVGNLGAAPDRSLFRSQAKPSRSNNEEQRKSITRKPLLSGFGRQRGQGPSGGTKHSSQTQRSSSPTGGTNGGGGGGGGQGGAGYALGGTGASGALSANGGGTTGAGGGGGLLKSAASVSSLEYTVVSKPQSRGGQQQRFNGSKERLDHHSGHNHNQLQHHHHHHHHHPQQQQQQQQAAHQHSRTASAHMAQHATSGIIGMATASSTNHLNMFPPGGAGGGDGPVNERAVDAGNSLSSSMEQLTAISFTGPERAVQKAPKAHHHHHHQQQQQQPQSSPNRLAELQVHLEKLQTENRQLEEKVHEMSSCQEELLLLRDEIVRLKTSHEQSNGELHRLLNENESLRDRLKTVVQSPLSDSEKQQLIRNTQRLHSSAPASIALPNNMDAEGTPCVTPDWDKQSSSSEVAVACLQDKIIQMEETHYSTNEELQATLQELADLQSQILELQSDNERLVEEKDVIFQSLCRQTEKLEDSRTQIGTLQNLLLREPNPQDVTPTDREQKLVDLLKSAQDEREGLLVKQEELNGELNELKGVVEERTGEVSRIKARVSLLESSLEAANAEQKDINAQLLESKEDASVKMIEISRLTTLLENARAKIDELEQDRAMGDKTDLEELLDVARKEKDQLETQVASLQEQVSISQCEVQKLKDQLARLNEECKVVRNNAKCVISDLEYKNETVTQEKQKMAADYQLLQESINELQVQNKCLLEDKAQLETLLSEMQKHLGETERKLMEKTEELNQETRLRKQEADEWDHFQSDLLMTVRVANDFKTEAQNAREKLALDNKALREKVRVLEQQIEQLNKQALVGRGNPDEVQLSYERLNVLKQDLSASVESLNHFDRNVDEFSYRVQLLRKQMNGFSLDRQLNNTTTTTSTSSSPAITTKRDSVQHVTLARAEDDDSQQDTESDAPPPLPKTKPPKMVVRFAGVSPQSDNDTSDTYGTSASDLDDFESPQAEVVMPGTRKSTPFGGKLVVETPETMSNSSSSSSSITGETFGQSVDRLTGKTAKDNWKLTTPAFRPIAASRSSENLTQSSFALFKPVPRFASKSTQDLRSSRGSDHRQRNSLGLADFGSGMFYSKSIDDLIMRDIDGMTAHHKAASNLSKFRKFRYERSISGSSLNNLVKLELEDQQHLNLSVRDEQQQQQELELEYQKVSSLTSLPTAKHVQSYSVEHIPASVTNKSRNLEISEKSNRSETIARVGIKHELRGKPPQPLPRTDSEQSLASSQHKIVYVHDAETNQFVLEEELRERKMKSTSRSVTMPAIVRAPSQPLPKPNTKFVLNRSAEPFRSEVVAPLYANIMRPEKYTNDRKHAPLTFDNKLASKESQNSLITSVQQEMAVRRQQKSAIQRQDSRLSVKSLIESIENSAKQTKLSSDSRCSSSSSINSIPADGNPTLSTKHSTHVSDNSINNNNNNNDNNGQAIGSNNVKSHTNGNNNDENDVLIPVQATATVPASLPAKSPLREQQQPTAGGNVANSNTKPNQSASADTVLLMKKSSLINTSNGCNTTINPAIISHKTMDYVRRNSYNDISERKDPLNALVKNGGSKRNALLKWCQNKAVGYRNIDITNFSSSWNDGLALCAIMHSYLPDRVPYDKLNQNDKRRNFSLAFAAAESVGIPTSLNIDEMCLQERPDWQQVMSYVTAIYKHFET
- the LOC126569015 gene encoding cytospin-A isoform X1, producing MSTLKQKIRNVFSWQHDDYKLTDPPAEAAPASNENDVANGGNRASRFLKGSSAKPTNVPLKGVGSRTAKINKKRLNQINIARNSSITSAQLNAAVPLVNIRRAPSDRSVLSEIDREIVSKSNQYRTPTRPITVAAIPASSVSGRSSTSTKASSRGSSIAPSSLTSASQSGPIIVRKAPPAPVGNLGAAPDRSLFRSQAKPSRSNNEEQRKSITRKPLLSGFGRQRGQGPSGGTKHSSQTQRSSSPTGGTNGGGGGGGGQGGAGYALGGTGASGALSANGGGTTGAGGGGGLLKSAASVSSLEYTVVSKPQSRGGQQQRFNGSKERLDHHSGHNHNQLQHHHHHHHHHPQQQQQQQQAAHQHSRTASAHMAQHATSGIIGMATASSTNHLNMFPPGGAGGGDGPVNERAVDAGNSLSSSMEQLTAISFTGPERAVQKAPKAHHHHHHQQQQQQPQSSPNRLAELQVHLEKLQTENRQLEEKVHEMSSCQEELLLLRDEIVRLKTSHEQSNGELHRLLNENESLRDRLKTVVQSPLSDSEKQQLIRNTQRLHSSAPASIALPNNMDAEGTPCVTPDWDKQSSSSEVAVACLQDKIIQMEETHYSTNEELQATLQELADLQSQILELQSDNERLVEEKDVIFQSLCRQTEKLEDSRTQIGTLQNLLLREPNPQDVTPTDREQKLVDLLKSAQDEREGLLVKQEELNGELNELKGVVEERTGEVSRIKARVSLLESSLEAANAEQKDINAQLLESKEDASVKMIEISRLTTLLENARAKIDELEQDRAMGDKTDLEELLDVARKEKDQLETQVASLQEQVSISQCEVQKLKDQLARLNEECKVVRNNAKCVISDLEYKNETVTQEKQKMAADYQLLQESINELQVQNKCLLEDKAQLETLLSEMQKHLGETERKLMEKTEELNQETRLRKQEADEWDHFQSDLLMTVRVANDFKTEAQNAREKLALDNKALREKVRVLEQQIEQLNKQALVGRGNPDEVQLSYERLNVLKQDLSASVESLNHFDRNVDEFSYRVQLLRKQMNGFSLDRQLNNTTTTTSTSSSPAITTKRDSVQHVTLARAEDDDSQQDTESDAPPPLPKTKPPKMVVRFAGVSPQSDNDTSDTYGTSASDLDDFESPQAEVVMPGTRKSTPFGGKLVVETPETMSNSSSSSSSITGETFGQSVDRLTGKTAKDNWKLTTPAFRPIAASRSSENLTQSSFALFKPVPRFASKSTQDLRSSRGSDHRQRNSLGLADFGSGMFYSKSIDDLIMRDIDGMTAHHKAASNLSKFRKFRYERSISGSSLNNLVKLELEDQQHLNLSVRDEQQQQQELELEYQKVSSLTSLPTAKHVQSYSVEHIPASVTNKSRNLEISEKSNRSETIARVGIKHELRGKPPQPLPRTDSEQSLASSQHKIVYVHDAETNQFVLEEELRERKMKSTSRSVTMPAIVRAPSQPLPKPNTKFVLNRSAEPFRSEVVAPLYANIMRPEKYTNDRKHAPLTFDNKLASKESQNSLITSVQQEMAVRRQQKSAIQRQDSRLSVKSLIESIENSAKQTKLSSDSRCSSSSSINSIPADGNPTLSTKHSTHVSDNSINNNNNNNDNNGQAIGSNNVKSHTNGNNNDENDVLQIPVQATATVPASLPAKSPLREQQQPTAGGNVANSNTKPNQSASADTVLLMKKSSLINTSNGCNTTINPAIISHKTMDYVRRNSYNDISERKDPLNALVKNGGSKRNALLKWCQNKAVGYRNIDITNFSSSWNDGLALCAIMHSYLPDRVPYDKLNQNDKRRNFSLAFAAAESVGIPTSLNIDEMCLQERPDWQQVMSYVTAIYKHFET
- the LOC126569015 gene encoding cytospin-A isoform X3, with the protein product MIKLKSLFRRGQGPSGGTKHSSQTQRSSSPTGGTNGGGGGGGGQGGAGYALGGTGASGALSANGGGTTGAGGGGGLLKSAASVSSLEYTVVSKPQSRGGQQQRFNGSKERLDHHSGHNHNQLQHHHHHHHHHPQQQQQQQQAAHQHSRTASAHMAQHATSGIIGMATASSTNHLNMFPPGGAGGGDGPVNERAVDAGNSLSSSMEQLTAISFTGPERAVQKAPKAHHHHHHQQQQQQPQSSPNRLAELQVHLEKLQTENRQLEEKVHEMSSCQEELLLLRDEIVRLKTSHEQSNGELHRLLNENESLRDRLKTVVQSPLSDSEKQQLIRNTQRLHSSAPASIALPNNMDAEGTPCVTPDWDKQSSSSEVAVACLQDKIIQMEETHYSTNEELQATLQELADLQSQILELQSDNERLVEEKDVIFQSLCRQTEKLEDSRTQIGTLQNLLLREPNPQDVTPTDREQKLVDLLKSAQDEREGLLVKQEELNGELNELKGVVEERTGEVSRIKARVSLLESSLEAANAEQKDINAQLLESKEDASVKMIEISRLTTLLENARAKIDELEQDRAMGDKTDLEELLDVARKEKDQLETQVASLQEQVSISQCEVQKLKDQLARLNEECKVVRNNAKCVISDLEYKNETVTQEKQKMAADYQLLQESINELQVQNKCLLEDKAQLETLLSEMQKHLGETERKLMEKTEELNQETRLRKQEADEWDHFQSDLLMTVRVANDFKTEAQNAREKLALDNKALREKVRVLEQQIEQLNKQALVGRGNPDEVQLSYERLNVLKQDLSASVESLNHFDRNVDEFSYRVQLLRKQMNGFSLDRQLNNTTTTTSTSSSPAITTKRDSVQHVTLARAEDDDSQQDTESDAPPPLPKTKPPKMVVRFAGVSPQSDNDTSDTYGTSASDLDDFESPQAEVVMPGTRKSTPFGGKLVVETPETMSNSSSSSSSITGETFGQSVDRLTGKTAKDNWKLTTPAFRPIAASRSSENLTQSSFALFKPVPRFASKSTQDLRSSRGSDHRQRNSLGLADFGSGMFYSKSIDDLIMRDIDGMTAHHKAASNLSKFRKFRYERSISGSSLNNLVKLELEDQQHLNLSVRDEQQQQQELELEYQKVSSLTSLPTAKHVQSYSVEHIPASVTNKSRNLEISEKSNRSETIARVGIKHELRGKPPQPLPRTDSEQSLASSQHKIVYVHDAETNQFVLEEELRERKMKSTSRSVTMPAIVRAPSQPLPKPNTKFVLNRSAEPFRSEVVAPLYANIMRPEKYTNDRKHAPLTFDNKLASKESQNSLITSVQQEMAVRRQQKSAIQRQDSRLSVKSLIESIENSAKQTKLSSDSRCSSSSSINSIPADGNPTLSTKHSTHVSDNSINNNNNNNDNNGQAIGSNNVKSHTNGNNNDENDVLQIPVQATATVPASLPAKSPLREQQQPTAGGNVANSNTKPNQSASADTVLLMKKSSLINTSNGCNTTINPAIISHKTMDYVRRNSYNDISERKDPLNALVKNGGSKRNALLKWCQNKAVGYRNIDITNFSSSWNDGLALCAIMHSYLPDRVPYDKLNQNDKRRNFSLAFAAAESVGIPTSLNIDEMCLQERPDWQQVMSYVTAIYKHFET